In the Flavisolibacter tropicus genome, one interval contains:
- a CDS encoding BrxA/BrxB family bacilliredoxin: MYPVEIVQPMKEELTENGFKELLNGQEVESQLQQKGTTLVMINSVCGCSAGTARPGVLMAVANAAKKPDFLATSFAGFDVEAVQTLRQHLMPYPPSSPAIALFKDGELVHFIERHQIEGRSAQMIATNLISAFDHYCN; encoded by the coding sequence ATGTATCCAGTAGAAATAGTTCAACCCATGAAAGAGGAGTTGACAGAAAATGGTTTTAAAGAATTACTGAATGGCCAGGAAGTGGAATCTCAACTGCAACAGAAGGGAACAACTTTAGTTATGATCAATTCTGTTTGTGGTTGTTCAGCTGGTACGGCTCGCCCAGGTGTGTTAATGGCTGTTGCAAACGCTGCTAAGAAACCTGATTTTTTAGCTACATCCTTTGCGGGCTTTGATGTAGAAGCTGTGCAAACCTTGCGTCAACATTTAATGCCTTATCCTCCATCTTCTCCAGCTATTGCTTTGTTTAAAGATGGAGAGTTGGTTCATTTTATCGAGCGTCATCAGATTGAGGGCCGTTCTGCACAAATGATTGCAACTAACCTAATCAGTGCATTTGACCATTATTGCAACTAA
- a CDS encoding RsmD family RNA methyltransferase yields the protein MRIISGDLGGRRINPPTNMPYTRPTTDIAKEGLFNILQNNLDFEDLKTLDLFGGTGSISYELASRGVEDLTIVEKDTQMFNFIKKTAEALKLENFKVVKSDVFKFIENSGEQYDFIFAGPPYALQTIDELPKLIFEKKLLKVNGWFILEHTPRNDYKTFPYFKWERSYGTTIFSLFVNSFATTE from the coding sequence ATGCGTATCATAAGTGGAGATCTTGGTGGTAGACGGATTAATCCACCTACAAATATGCCATACACCCGCCCTACAACCGATATTGCCAAGGAGGGGTTGTTTAATATTCTTCAAAACAATCTGGACTTTGAAGATTTAAAGACCCTGGATCTATTTGGCGGTACAGGTAGTATCAGTTATGAGTTAGCGTCAAGAGGTGTAGAAGACCTAACCATTGTGGAGAAGGACACACAGATGTTTAACTTCATTAAGAAAACGGCAGAGGCTTTGAAGTTGGAAAACTTTAAGGTTGTGAAGTCGGATGTTTTCAAGTTTATTGAAAACAGCGGTGAGCAGTATGATTTTATTTTTGCAGGTCCTCCCTATGCATTACAAACTATTGATGAATTACCCAAACTCATATTTGAAAAGAAATTATTGAAAGTGAATGGTTGGTTTATTTTAGAACATACACCAAGGAACGATTATAAAACGTTTCCTTATTTTAAATGGGAGAGAAGCTATGGAACTACAATCTTTTCCTTGTTTGTCAACAGCTTTGCTACTACAGAATAG
- a CDS encoding DUF3822 family protein produces the protein MKTLFQLGDQSKNVNKVLCEWSRQHCCLAGFDSKANQLSWLTYNTYDQLDEATIQTIINEVTSSGTIIVSSAFPESIFTPLGYNGEEVLQNLYNSAKPVVALSDNVNEWQVKNHYLLPKAIHNVINHKFSNVSYINFFTVALKGDNGIVASEQIAVHFSPNQFSVLVKKSGQLQLAQLYSYQSPLDVVYYLMKIVDEFNLSKEETVLIISGLIEESSDLYREMYQYFPNIQFATSTMPSIEGDTYPSHFFTSIYNLAACVS, from the coding sequence GTGAAAACGCTATTTCAACTAGGGGATCAAAGTAAGAATGTGAATAAGGTATTATGTGAGTGGAGCCGACAACACTGTTGCCTGGCCGGTTTTGATTCCAAGGCAAATCAACTCTCCTGGCTGACCTACAATACATATGACCAACTGGATGAAGCAACGATCCAGACTATAATTAATGAGGTGACAAGCTCAGGAACTATAATTGTTTCATCGGCCTTTCCTGAATCCATTTTTACACCATTAGGTTATAATGGGGAAGAGGTTTTGCAGAATTTATACAATTCTGCAAAACCTGTGGTTGCGCTTTCGGATAATGTAAATGAATGGCAAGTAAAAAATCATTATCTGCTGCCTAAAGCCATTCATAATGTGATCAACCATAAGTTCTCCAATGTATCTTATATCAACTTCTTTACTGTAGCTTTAAAAGGAGATAACGGGATAGTGGCCAGCGAACAAATAGCAGTTCATTTTTCACCTAATCAGTTTTCCGTATTGGTTAAAAAAAGTGGCCAGCTTCAATTAGCACAACTCTACAGCTATCAGTCACCATTAGATGTTGTCTATTATTTAATGAAAATTGTTGATGAATTTAATCTATCTAAAGAAGAGACTGTTTTGATAATTTCTGGTCTTATTGAAGAAAGCTCTGACTTGTATAGAGAAATGTACCAGTATTTTCCAAACATTCAATTTGCCACGTCAACAATGCCTTCAATTGAGGGTGATACTTATCCATCACATTTTTTTACGTCTATTTATAATTTAGCAGCATGCGTATCATAA
- a CDS encoding 5-formyltetrahydrofolate cyclo-ligase produces the protein MLKKEARRIYKKKKEELSASEQLKGDDLLLIQFQTVDWPQVTNVLSFYPILEMKEINSFILTDYLHFRNPSLQFFYPRANFDSHTMHAIHCTADTSFEENKYGIFEPVQGEVIDPRELDMIIVPLLAFDMNGHRVGYGKGFYDRFLKECHEDCLIVGVSYFEPVEAIEDTGEFDVPLDLCITPQQVYVF, from the coding sequence ATGCTAAAAAAAGAGGCCCGTAGGATCTATAAAAAGAAGAAGGAAGAGTTGTCTGCTTCGGAACAACTGAAAGGGGATGACTTGCTATTGATTCAATTTCAAACAGTAGATTGGCCTCAGGTTACGAATGTGCTTAGCTTTTATCCTATTTTAGAGATGAAAGAAATCAATTCGTTTATTCTCACTGATTATTTGCATTTTAGAAATCCCTCTTTGCAATTTTTTTATCCAAGAGCCAATTTTGATAGCCATACGATGCATGCTATACATTGCACAGCGGATACATCATTTGAGGAAAATAAATATGGCATATTTGAACCCGTTCAGGGGGAGGTTATTGATCCAAGGGAGCTGGATATGATCATTGTTCCATTATTGGCCTTTGATATGAACGGGCATCGTGTTGGTTATGGAAAAGGATTTTATGACCGTTTTTTGAAGGAGTGCCATGAAGATTGCCTGATTGTAGGCGTTTCTTATTTTGAGCCTGTTGAAGCCATTGAGGATACGGGTGAATTTGACGTACCTTTAGACCTTTGTATTACACCGCAACAGGTTTATGTTTTCTAA
- the lpxK gene encoding tetraacyldisaccharide 4'-kinase, which produces MFSNWFLKSFRILLLPFAFLYGGIVIFRNWLYKKNVLKSTSFGLPLIGVGNLSVGGTGKSPMVEYLVAHLKQKYKVATLSRGYKRKTKGYALANERTTALEIGDEPMQFHRKFPDIPVAVGEERIVAIPQLLHDRPETDIVILDDVFQHRAIKPGFNILLTDCNNLFTRDFFLPTGDLRDQRSSYKRADVIIVTKCRTDLSITERDKLIKEINPLSNQQVFFTTISYGTPYHITNYTSFDLNQQTEVLLVTGIANPRPLKEYLESLIHTYTMMNYGDHHIFSIDDWRDIKKRFEGIDAEHKVILTTEKDAMRLMKFDSELQSLPFYVIPIEHKFLFEQGTMFDDIVIKFIENFKQSV; this is translated from the coding sequence ATGTTTTCTAATTGGTTTTTGAAGTCATTTCGCATTCTACTTCTTCCATTTGCTTTTTTATATGGTGGAATAGTCATCTTTCGTAACTGGTTATATAAGAAAAACGTACTTAAATCCACTTCATTTGGTTTGCCACTAATTGGTGTTGGTAACCTATCTGTAGGAGGTACGGGAAAATCGCCGATGGTGGAGTACCTGGTGGCTCATTTAAAGCAGAAATATAAAGTAGCTACATTAAGCCGGGGATATAAACGTAAAACTAAGGGCTATGCGTTAGCGAATGAGCGAACTACAGCTCTTGAAATAGGTGACGAGCCTATGCAGTTTCATCGCAAGTTTCCTGATATACCTGTAGCCGTTGGGGAAGAGCGTATTGTGGCCATTCCCCAATTATTACATGACCGCCCAGAAACAGATATTGTTATACTTGATGATGTTTTTCAACATCGCGCTATAAAACCGGGTTTCAACATTCTGCTAACCGATTGCAATAACCTGTTTACCCGCGACTTCTTTTTGCCAACAGGCGACCTAAGAGATCAACGTAGCAGTTATAAAAGGGCAGATGTGATCATTGTTACCAAATGCCGGACCGACTTATCTATAACAGAAAGGGATAAGCTTATAAAAGAGATAAATCCGTTATCTAATCAACAGGTATTTTTTACTACCATATCTTATGGCACTCCATACCATATTACAAATTATACTTCCTTTGATCTAAACCAACAGACAGAGGTTTTATTAGTTACGGGCATAGCTAATCCGAGGCCACTAAAAGAGTACCTGGAAAGCCTCATTCACACCTATACTATGATGAATTACGGTGATCATCATATATTTTCTATTGATGATTGGCGCGACATTAAAAAGCGTTTTGAGGGTATTGATGCTGAGCATAAAGTGATTCTTACTACAGAGAAGGATGCCATGCGGCTGATGAAGTTTGATTCTGAATTACAGTCACTTCCTTTCTACGTTATACCTATTGAGCACAAATTCTTATTTGAGCAGGGAACAATGTTTGATGATATAGTTATTAAATTCATTGAAAATTTTAAACAATCTGTTTAA
- the trxB gene encoding thioredoxin-disulfide reductase, translating into MENSTIEKVQLLIIGSGPAGYTAAVYAARANMKPVLYQGIQPGGQLTITTDVENYPGFPEGIQGPELMINFEKQAQRMGADLRYGLATKVDLSKQPYKVWIDDEKEIEANAIIIATGASAKWLGIESEQRLNGYGVSACAVCDGFFFKGKEVAIVGAGDTAAEEALYLSKLCTTVHMLVRRDEMRASKIMQDRVLNTSNIKVYWNSETDEILGEKTVEAVRIKNNKSGELTTVPIKGFFVAIGHQPNSDIFKDWLKMDEAGYIETIPGTSKTNIEGVFASGDVQDKIYRQAVTAAGSGCMAALDAERYLSEKGFH; encoded by the coding sequence ATGGAAAATTCCACTATAGAAAAAGTACAGCTTTTAATTATTGGCTCTGGTCCGGCGGGGTATACGGCTGCCGTTTATGCGGCTCGTGCGAACATGAAGCCGGTTTTATACCAAGGTATACAGCCTGGAGGGCAATTAACCATTACCACTGATGTTGAAAACTATCCAGGTTTCCCTGAAGGTATACAAGGTCCTGAGTTAATGATCAATTTTGAGAAACAAGCACAGCGTATGGGGGCAGATCTGCGCTATGGTTTAGCTACTAAAGTAGATCTTTCAAAGCAGCCTTATAAGGTATGGATTGACGATGAAAAGGAAATTGAGGCCAATGCAATCATTATTGCTACAGGAGCCTCTGCTAAATGGTTAGGAATAGAAAGTGAGCAGCGATTGAATGGATATGGCGTAAGTGCATGCGCTGTTTGTGATGGCTTTTTCTTTAAAGGAAAAGAAGTTGCTATTGTAGGTGCCGGTGATACAGCTGCAGAAGAAGCTTTATATCTTTCTAAGCTATGTACAACGGTTCATATGTTGGTGCGTCGTGATGAAATGAGAGCCAGCAAGATCATGCAGGACCGTGTGTTGAATACTTCTAACATTAAGGTTTATTGGAACTCAGAAACTGATGAAATATTAGGTGAGAAAACAGTAGAAGCGGTTCGCATTAAAAACAATAAATCTGGAGAACTAACAACAGTCCCTATCAAAGGGTTCTTTGTTGCCATTGGTCATCAGCCCAACTCTGACATTTTTAAGGACTGGCTAAAAATGGATGAAGCCGGTTACATAGAAACAATACCCGGAACTTCAAAAACGAATATAGAAGGTGTTTTTGCATCCGGTGATGTTCAAGATAAAATTTATCGCCAGGCAGTAACTGCAGCTGGAAGCGGCTGTATGGCAGCATTAGACGCTGAACGATATCTTTCTGAAAAGGGTTTCCATTAA
- the folB gene encoding dihydroneopterin aldolase: protein MAGALTIQLQNVRFFAGHGLYKEEALVGNEFEIDAFITYKAPKDIVGAIDETVDYVKVYQLIEEIMYQQKGLLETCAMQIADRIQQQFPFVKKVSITIRKVHAPITNFAGTVGVTYSKRYK, encoded by the coding sequence ATGGCAGGCGCCCTGACTATACAGTTACAAAATGTGCGGTTTTTTGCCGGACATGGGTTGTATAAAGAAGAAGCTCTTGTAGGTAATGAATTTGAAATAGATGCATTCATTACTTACAAGGCTCCTAAAGACATAGTAGGGGCCATTGATGAAACAGTTGATTATGTAAAAGTGTACCAGCTGATTGAGGAGATTATGTATCAGCAAAAGGGGCTGCTTGAAACATGCGCCATGCAAATAGCTGACCGGATTCAACAGCAATTTCCATTTGTAAAGAAGGTTTCCATAACAATCAGAAAAGTACATGCACCCATAACCAACTTTGCCGGAACGGTAGGCGTTACCTATTCTAAACGATATAAGTAA
- a CDS encoding sigma-70 family RNA polymerase sigma factor, with amino-acid sequence MRQLKIATQITNRDSQAVEKYLQEISKIPMITPEEETTLAQRIKMGDQRALDKLVQANLRFVVSVAKQYQHQGLSLSDLINEGNLGLIKAAQRFDETKGFKFISYAVWWIRQSILQALAEQGRLVRLPQNKIGTYNKANKAYMAFEQEHEREPSTEELADILEMSETEINNIFQSNTRHTSLDAPVHEAEDVAMGDLLEGGDDTDDDVMKDSLRNEIRRVLKSLSPREAEIVNAYFGLDGENGVTIEQIGQKYDLTKERIRQIKERAIKRLQKARYSNALKAYLG; translated from the coding sequence ATGAGGCAGCTTAAAATTGCTACCCAGATCACGAACCGCGATTCCCAAGCCGTAGAAAAGTACCTCCAGGAGATCTCAAAGATTCCGATGATCACACCTGAGGAGGAAACTACACTTGCCCAGCGCATCAAAATGGGGGATCAGCGTGCATTGGATAAGTTGGTGCAAGCCAACCTCCGTTTCGTGGTTTCAGTAGCAAAGCAGTATCAACATCAGGGTTTGTCTTTAAGCGATTTGATCAACGAGGGTAATTTAGGTTTGATCAAGGCCGCTCAACGTTTCGATGAAACCAAGGGTTTCAAATTCATTTCATATGCTGTATGGTGGATTCGCCAGTCCATTTTACAGGCATTGGCAGAGCAGGGTCGTTTAGTCCGCTTGCCTCAAAACAAAATTGGCACCTACAATAAAGCTAACAAAGCGTACATGGCTTTTGAACAAGAGCATGAGCGTGAACCAAGTACAGAAGAGTTAGCTGATATCCTGGAAATGAGTGAGACAGAGATCAACAACATTTTCCAAAGCAATACCCGTCATACTTCGTTAGATGCTCCTGTACATGAAGCAGAAGACGTAGCCATGGGTGATTTATTAGAAGGTGGTGATGATACCGATGATGATGTGATGAAAGATTCTTTGCGTAATGAAATTCGTCGTGTATTAAAATCACTATCACCTAGAGAAGCCGAGATTGTAAATGCATACTTTGGTTTGGATGGTGAAAATGGTGTTACCATTGAACAAATTGGTCAGAAGTACGACCTTACAAAAGAACGTATTCGTCAGATCAAAGAGAGAGCGATTAAGCGTTTGCAGAAAGCTCGTTATAGCAATGCGTTAAAAGCCTATTTGGGCTAA
- a CDS encoding prolipoprotein diacylglyceryl transferase has product MYPNLYYAFKDLFGADIPALRFVNSFGFFVALAFLAAASILTAELKRKSKAGLLQPVDEQVLVGQPATPWELATNFILGFVLGYKILALFFLSPEAKEDPQTFIFSGMGNWPLGIGLGLFFAGLKWWEKRKRQLPQPEKRTVRIWPQDRVGEITVLALIFGIVGAKLFDIFENWSDFLEHPAAYLLSPAGLTFYGGLICAAIAIILFARKNKIPLRHLADAVAPALMLAYAIGRIGCHVAGDGDWGIVNTSPKPFEWLPNWMWAYNYPHNVNEAGVAIPGCVGRYCNQLPQTVYPTAFYETIASTILFLILWSLRKRLKPYGAIFCLYLILNGIERFLIETIRVNNQMDLFGLHPTQAEVIAIGLIVTGIALWVFLSKRFNSRVVKS; this is encoded by the coding sequence ATGTATCCCAACCTTTACTACGCTTTTAAAGATTTATTTGGAGCTGATATTCCGGCCCTTCGGTTTGTTAATTCATTTGGTTTTTTTGTAGCACTTGCATTTTTAGCAGCTGCTTCCATTCTTACAGCAGAGCTTAAACGTAAAAGTAAAGCTGGTTTATTGCAACCGGTTGACGAGCAAGTGTTAGTTGGGCAGCCAGCAACTCCTTGGGAATTGGCGACCAATTTTATTTTAGGCTTTGTACTGGGATATAAAATTCTTGCTCTTTTCTTTTTAAGTCCTGAAGCAAAAGAAGATCCTCAGACTTTTATCTTTTCGGGTATGGGTAACTGGCCCTTAGGAATTGGTTTAGGTTTGTTCTTTGCGGGTTTGAAATGGTGGGAAAAAAGAAAGCGTCAATTACCGCAACCTGAAAAACGAACTGTTCGTATTTGGCCTCAAGATCGGGTAGGAGAGATAACTGTGCTTGCATTGATCTTTGGGATCGTTGGTGCTAAGCTTTTTGATATTTTTGAGAACTGGAGTGACTTTTTAGAACATCCTGCAGCTTATTTACTTTCTCCTGCAGGGCTAACTTTTTATGGCGGACTTATTTGTGCTGCCATTGCTATTATTCTATTTGCCAGAAAAAATAAAATTCCTTTGCGTCATTTGGCTGATGCAGTGGCGCCTGCTTTAATGCTGGCTTATGCTATTGGCCGTATTGGTTGCCATGTAGCCGGTGATGGTGATTGGGGAATTGTTAATACAAGCCCAAAGCCATTTGAATGGTTGCCTAACTGGATGTGGGCTTATAACTATCCTCATAATGTAAATGAGGCTGGTGTTGCTATTCCGGGTTGTGTTGGGCGTTATTGTAATCAACTTCCACAAACTGTTTATCCAACTGCATTTTATGAAACTATAGCCTCAACAATTTTGTTTTTAATTCTTTGGAGTTTACGCAAAAGGTTAAAACCCTATGGTGCCATTTTTTGCCTCTATCTTATCCTCAATGGCATTGAACGTTTCCTAATTGAAACTATCCGAGTAAACAATCAAATGGATTTGTTTGGTCTACATCCTACACAAGCAGAAGTTATAGCTATTGGACTTATTGTTACTGGAATAGCCTTGTGGGTATTCCTTTCAAAAAGATTTAATAGTAGAGTTGTTAAATCATAG
- a CDS encoding MATE family efflux transporter produces the protein MSTSLQVETNYKQIWKIALPISLALLVPQLNLIINNIFLGHHSETSLANASITGVYYLIFGGIGYGLNNGLQMLISRRAGENRPEEIGKIFTQGIFIALSIATVGILFTLFAAPLIFKTFLSESQATPVINFLNIRILGLPFLYIYQMRNALLVGINQSKFLVAGTLAETIANVFFDYALIYGGFGFPAMGFNGAAVASIIAEFTGMFVIFMVLRQKGITNTYGLFQSFQLDKANARLILKIAGPLIFQHAISIISWFFFYMLVARNASQTGLAISTTMRTVFGFFGTFIWALASTANTMVSNVIGQGKKDQVVKLVTKIMTLSVSIAAGVFIILNVFPQFYLSLFRSDAAFIEEGIPVIRTVAVAMLFMSFGTIWLNAVTGTGNSRVTFLIELGAIIFYCTYVFLVLEVFKLGILWGWMSELLYWSILFSLSYFYIRSNKWKKMTI, from the coding sequence ATGTCAACGTCTTTACAAGTAGAAACCAACTATAAGCAGATCTGGAAAATTGCCTTACCAATAAGCCTAGCCTTACTGGTCCCTCAATTGAACCTGATTATCAATAATATTTTTTTAGGTCACCACAGTGAAACTTCACTTGCTAATGCCAGTATTACCGGTGTTTATTACCTGATCTTTGGCGGTATTGGGTATGGATTGAACAATGGTCTGCAAATGCTTATCTCGCGACGCGCCGGAGAAAACAGGCCTGAAGAAATCGGCAAGATCTTTACACAAGGGATTTTTATCGCTCTTTCAATAGCTACTGTAGGCATTTTGTTTACACTGTTTGCTGCGCCTCTCATATTTAAAACTTTCTTATCAGAAAGTCAGGCTACCCCGGTTATAAATTTTCTAAACATCCGAATACTGGGACTTCCCTTTTTGTATATCTACCAAATGCGGAATGCATTACTAGTTGGAATTAATCAGAGTAAATTTTTAGTTGCCGGCACCTTGGCTGAAACCATTGCTAATGTATTCTTTGATTATGCGCTTATTTATGGCGGATTTGGCTTTCCTGCTATGGGATTTAATGGTGCAGCAGTAGCATCGATTATTGCAGAGTTTACCGGCATGTTTGTCATCTTTATGGTATTGCGCCAAAAAGGGATTACAAACACTTATGGTTTATTTCAATCATTTCAGTTGGATAAAGCAAATGCCCGGTTGATCTTAAAAATAGCCGGTCCCCTCATTTTTCAACATGCCATTTCCATTATTAGTTGGTTTTTCTTTTATATGCTGGTAGCGCGTAATGCTTCACAAACTGGTTTAGCTATATCTACTACCATGCGCACTGTATTTGGCTTTTTTGGCACTTTTATCTGGGCCTTGGCTTCTACAGCCAATACAATGGTGAGCAATGTAATCGGTCAAGGTAAAAAAGACCAGGTAGTCAAATTGGTTACGAAGATCATGACCCTTAGTGTAAGTATTGCTGCAGGTGTTTTTATCATATTGAATGTTTTCCCGCAGTTCTACCTTTCTTTATTCCGATCAGATGCAGCTTTTATAGAAGAAGGTATCCCTGTTATTCGAACGGTTGCTGTGGCAATGTTATTTATGTCATTTGGTACCATTTGGCTAAATGCTGTTACAGGTACTGGTAATAGCAGGGTTACTTTTTTAATAGAATTGGGAGCTATAATATTTTATTGCACCTATGTATTCTTAGTTCTGGAAGTATTCAAGCTGGGTATTTTATGGGGATGGATGTCCGAACTTCTATATTGGTCAATTCTATTTTCACTTTCGTATTTCTATATCCGTAGTAATAAATGGAAAAAAATGACAATTTAG
- a CDS encoding DUF4249 domain-containing protein: MKNSLLLFVISLSFFSCEKKVDFQLEKTQPKLTIEATIENGQAPIVILSNSIDYFSTISLQQLSGIFVHNAIVEISNQRQTHRLKEYAIPVGPGLFYYYYSTDSSSLSTAITGELNMAYTLNITSQNEQYSAATTIPNITKKIDSIWWKPTPNDTSNKKATVIMKATDPPGFGDYVRYWTKKNRESFLPGLNSVFDDLIIDGTTYELEVEPGFNRNKSWSDNEKESVFHKGDTVAVKLSNIDKATYDFWRTMEYTYQSVGNPFSTPTKVISNIKGNALGYFGGYASQYRQLVIPQ; the protein is encoded by the coding sequence ATGAAAAACAGCCTTTTACTTTTTGTCATTTCATTAAGCTTTTTCAGTTGTGAAAAAAAAGTAGATTTTCAGCTGGAGAAAACGCAGCCCAAGTTAACCATAGAAGCTACCATTGAAAATGGGCAAGCTCCAATAGTGATTTTAAGTAATTCGATTGATTATTTTTCAACGATTTCATTACAACAGTTGTCCGGTATATTCGTTCATAATGCCATAGTTGAAATTTCTAACCAGCGTCAAACACATCGCTTAAAAGAATATGCAATACCCGTGGGGCCTGGTTTGTTTTATTACTATTATTCAACTGATTCATCTTCTTTATCAACGGCCATTACTGGCGAATTGAATATGGCTTACACCTTAAACATAACTAGCCAAAACGAACAATATTCTGCTGCTACTACTATTCCTAATATCACTAAAAAGATTGATTCTATTTGGTGGAAGCCTACGCCTAATGATACTTCCAATAAGAAAGCAACGGTAATCATGAAGGCCACAGACCCACCTGGATTTGGAGACTATGTGCGGTATTGGACTAAAAAGAATCGAGAGAGCTTTTTACCAGGATTAAACTCTGTCTTTGATGATTTAATAATTGATGGAACCACTTATGAATTGGAAGTAGAACCTGGTTTTAATAGAAACAAAAGCTGGAGTGATAATGAGAAGGAGAGTGTTTTTCATAAGGGAGACACGGTTGCAGTTAAATTAAGCAATATAGACAAGGCTACATATGATTTCTGGCGAACTATGGAATATACCTATCAATCTGTTGGCAATCCTTTCTCTACACCTACAAAGGTCATTTCGAATATAAAAGGCAATGCACTGGGTTATTTTGGAGGATACGCCTCTCAATACCGCCAGCTGGTTATTCCACAATAG